The Nostoc sp. 'Lobaria pulmonaria (5183) cyanobiont' DNA window AGTTCAGTTAAGCCTAAAAATTATACTAACGTAGGTTGGGGAGCCACTGCGTTGCGGTGAGGGAGTCGCAGTCTTGGCGGTTCCCGTCGATTGCGTTAGCGTTAGCGGTAGCGACGCAGGAGCGTCACTCCCGAACCCGAAGGGGGGTTCCCCCCGTTGTTCGCGCAGCGTCTCCCCTTGGGAGAAGCAAGTAGCTTTTGAGGAATGAAACCCAACATTATCGAGACTTTGTTGGTAACGCTTACGATCAACCCAAGCGTATTGAGATTTGTAGTATCTTATGCTGTTTAAATAATTTTCTCTACAGTTTACCTTGACCTAAGTAACTAAGTTACTTTATAGTGAGTTTAGCAGTAGAAACCACGGTGACTTAGTAAGGTTACGGGTGAATTAAAAAAACTTAGTGAGCAAAAGATAAAGGCAAAGGCTGGAACTGCAAATTCTGAAAAAGGCAATTTGTATACAAATTACCTGTAGGAATTTCGAGGGTTCAATGTGCGTAGTATGCCTTCTATGCGATTACGCGCATTGAGCGCCTGGTTTTTGATATCCAGATTGCCCTGCGAATTCATCAAAGAGCTTAATTTTTCATAATCTGCAAATATCAAGACCAGCTTTTTTGGTATTCCCACTCCACTCAGGAGTAGGACTGTTGTGTACCTTGATTTAGTGGGAGCAAAGCTGTGGAAATTCGCTGTTTCTTTAGTGTGGTCAGGGGAGCGCGAACTGCTGCCTAGATTCAACTTTCAAAACAGGAAAAAAACTATGAAACCCAGTCTAAAAGATAACGATAATCTATTTTTCAGGTGGTTTTGTACAGGACTCAAATATTTTCTGCTGGCGCTGCTGGGGCTGGGAATAGCCTTTGTTGTGTCTCACACTTTTGGGGCAAATGCGATAGTTGGGATGCTTTTATCCGCAAGTCTATGGTTATGGGTTGCGAGGATAGCGATTTTCCTAGTCTGTCTATTTGCGATCGCCATGATCTATGAGTCTTGGGGTTAAGACTAAGATTCATACTGAGCATAAATAACCTTTAGCTGAGTGAAGGTCAGCTAAAGGCTTCGTAATTTTTCATAAAATACCTGTTTTTTACAGATAGTCTACCAAAGGTGAGTTGCAGATTATAATTTACTTCTAAAATAGAAGAATGCTGTCAACTCCCACTCAACTATTGCGACTGTCTCAAGGACAACTTAACTTACTAGAAGCTTGTCCGCGTAAATTTCAACATACCTATCTCGAAAAACTCAATTCCCCCTCAAATCCAGAACAAGAAGAACGGCTAACTTTGGGTAGTCGTTTTCACTTGCTAATGCAGCAACGAGAAATGGGTTTGCCAATTGATAGTTTCCTGAAAGCAGATGCTCAACTGCAAAGCTGGATGCTGGGTTTTGCTGATGCAGCGCCAGAAATCTTAACGGCTGCATCTGATAATCAAACTTTCCGTGAAAGTGAACACTACCGCACTCTGCAAGTTCAGGATTATTTGCTAACAGTTGTATATGATTTATTGATTGCAGATAACCAACAAGCGCAAATTCTCGACTGGAAAACTTATCCTAAACCACCCAATAAACGCAAGTTAGAATCCAACTGGCAAACACGGCTTTATCTGTATGTGTTGGCAGAAACTAGCGACTATTTGCCAGAAAAGATTTCCATGACTTATTGGTTTGTCCAATCTGAGGGCAAACCGCAAAATATTAAATTTAATTACAGTACTGTTCAACACGCACAAACAGGAAAGAAACTTAATCAACTATTAAGTCAGTTAACTAATTGGTTGGAAAATTACCAAAATAACCAGCAGTTTCCCCAAGTGGTGGAGGGTAGTAAAAACTGTGATTATTGTCAGTTTGCCAAACGGTGCGATGCCTACGGCGGTAAACTACGCATACAAGCGACTGAAGATGCAGTGAAAGACTCATTGCCAAATTTTGACAGTATTCAAGAAGTCTCACTTTGATTTGATCCGCAGGATTTTGTTGCTAAAACAGATTCCTTATATAGCAATCCTAAATGAGTCGTGAAAAATATAGATAAGGAAACGAACCGCCAAGAACGCCTTCTCTACGAGAGGCTGACGCCAACGCGCAGCGTCTCGTTAGAGAAGGACGCAAAGGGAAGAAAGAACAAAGAGATATATAATTTCACAAATGATTTAGGACTGCTATATCTGTAGAGTCTTGTGGAAAATAAAAAAGTAATGTAAAGTCCTTTTTTTAACTCGAAAGCATTTTGATTAAAAGAGCTAGATTCGGTAAATGCTCTTTTTTTTTCATTCAACAACATATCTATGTAAATAAATCACGATTTATAAATTTATGTCAACTTTTGATGAAACTGAAGCAATTTATGTACACGAATTAGGAATTGATGACATTGCTCCCGTTTACCACTTGGGAGAAGGGTTATTTACCAGCGATTTATATCCTTATTTATATCGCACCTGGGACGAATGGGAGGTGATTGGACTTTACAACACCGATCCAGAATACTGTCTTGTGGCCGAAACAGATGGGGAATTAGCAGGATTCATTTTAGGAACGATCATCACCAAAGCATCCTGGACTTATGGATATATTTTATGGCTGGGAGTTAGCCCGAAGTATCAGCGTCGGGGAGTTGCAGA harbors:
- a CDS encoding PD-(D/E)XK nuclease family protein produces the protein MLSTPTQLLRLSQGQLNLLEACPRKFQHTYLEKLNSPSNPEQEERLTLGSRFHLLMQQREMGLPIDSFLKADAQLQSWMLGFADAAPEILTAASDNQTFRESEHYRTLQVQDYLLTVVYDLLIADNQQAQILDWKTYPKPPNKRKLESNWQTRLYLYVLAETSDYLPEKISMTYWFVQSEGKPQNIKFNYSTVQHAQTGKKLNQLLSQLTNWLENYQNNQQFPQVVEGSKNCDYCQFAKRCDAYGGKLRIQATEDAVKDSLPNFDSIQEVSL